A part of uncultured Umboniibacter sp. genomic DNA contains:
- a CDS encoding TonB-dependent receptor, producing the protein MKTAPLTKAIRNAISASVLAGVALPAFAQEVEVVEQEQEQVQVEEIFVTGSRIQRSTNTDSQEIITISADDMKISGDISVADALRSSTLNSLGSFRESSGSSAQSNATVDLRGAGAGRTLVLINGRRTVGSPSLGGGGTVNLNMIPFSAVDRLEIIADGASAVYGSDAVAGVVNVILKTDYEGMKFNARYGDRSEDDGVEKSFSFLTGAKGDRGSVTFGLEYDSRDPVFDKDREYTAARYSDMDGDGYITGYAETAGVSFYGYTLLNPDYNGQAFDPMDRDTWEVTPGSNCVDDGSFVGEMKADLVFGPDTGFYCGYAYANVSANRAGSERINSWVSSTFELTDNVELFADAVIAQNESFGRYAPPAAPGAALASDPKNPYGQAVNGYFRWVDIGTRDNTVTDTLTDINMGLRGDLNDSLSYEAYYTYSDYKSVSVGTYYLSYGGFEYNINYNITDYDQYVANLKATTLNDDTMNLQKMFVGLQWDMFEMAGGMASSYFAAETFEVSYAAIVDGQSEAGLVGGSAGNSAEGARDVSAISAEAIFPLTDWLDIDAAVRYDDYSDFGSAVSPRLGATFSMIPDLTIKASYGEGFRAPDLSDLYGVTSFSAETATDYYGCQLNGISEADCNSRQFDTYIGSNPDLDAETSKTFSLGASYNFFDAWNVGVNYFNLSISDSIEYVSAQDMLDVDYYSQGGNPAVMRSANGRVDEISAGYQNAVGDLTREAVDFSLGGLVETGFGMFEIRGNSSYYLTYEYEQDFGQGNVANAAGDLGFPEWRSNGFIQWTLGGVFASWNVDYIGESEDAINGTEYDAWMVHNASVGYSFNDYGTVKVGANNILNEDPLLDQFGEQADEYMYDNTGRVIFVEYSIEL; encoded by the coding sequence ATGAAAACTGCACCTTTAACAAAAGCTATTCGCAACGCGATTAGTGCATCAGTCTTGGCTGGTGTGGCTCTTCCTGCATTTGCTCAGGAAGTTGAAGTAGTTGAACAAGAGCAAGAACAGGTTCAGGTTGAAGAAATCTTTGTAACCGGTTCGCGTATTCAGCGTTCAACCAACACTGATTCTCAGGAAATCATCACAATTAGTGCTGATGACATGAAGATCTCTGGCGATATCTCAGTTGCCGATGCACTTCGTTCGTCAACGCTAAACTCGTTGGGTTCATTCCGTGAGTCTTCTGGTAGCTCAGCTCAGTCGAATGCGACAGTTGACCTTCGTGGTGCTGGCGCTGGACGTACACTTGTACTTATCAACGGTCGTCGTACCGTAGGTTCACCATCACTTGGTGGCGGTGGTACAGTTAACTTGAACATGATTCCTTTCTCTGCGGTTGACCGTCTAGAAATCATCGCTGATGGCGCATCGGCAGTATACGGTTCTGACGCTGTAGCTGGTGTTGTAAACGTAATTCTTAAGACTGATTACGAAGGCATGAAGTTCAATGCTCGTTACGGTGATCGTTCTGAAGATGACGGTGTTGAGAAAAGTTTCTCTTTCTTGACTGGTGCTAAAGGCGATCGTGGTTCTGTAACGTTTGGTCTTGAGTATGATAGCCGTGATCCAGTATTTGATAAGGATCGTGAGTATACCGCAGCGCGTTACTCTGACATGGACGGTGATGGATATATTACCGGTTATGCTGAGACTGCTGGTGTATCTTTCTATGGTTACACTTTGTTGAACCCTGACTACAACGGCCAAGCGTTTGATCCAATGGATCGTGACACTTGGGAAGTTACACCTGGTAGCAACTGTGTTGATGATGGTTCGTTCGTAGGTGAAATGAAAGCTGATCTAGTATTTGGTCCAGATACAGGTTTCTACTGTGGTTATGCATACGCTAACGTATCAGCAAACCGTGCTGGTTCAGAGCGCATTAACTCTTGGGTTAGCTCTACATTTGAATTGACTGATAATGTTGAACTTTTCGCTGACGCTGTCATTGCTCAGAATGAGTCTTTTGGTCGCTATGCTCCGCCAGCGGCTCCAGGTGCGGCACTTGCATCTGACCCTAAGAACCCGTATGGCCAAGCCGTTAACGGTTACTTCCGTTGGGTAGATATCGGTACTCGTGATAATACAGTTACTGACACGTTGACCGACATCAACATGGGTCTTCGCGGTGATCTAAACGATTCACTTTCTTACGAAGCTTACTACACCTACTCTGACTACAAGTCGGTTTCAGTTGGTACTTACTACCTGAGTTATGGTGGTTTTGAGTACAACATCAATTACAATATCACTGACTACGACCAGTACGTTGCTAATCTAAAGGCTACAACCCTTAATGATGACACAATGAATCTTCAGAAGATGTTCGTTGGTCTTCAGTGGGATATGTTCGAAATGGCTGGTGGTATGGCTTCTTCATACTTTGCCGCAGAAACTTTCGAAGTTTCCTATGCAGCAATTGTTGATGGTCAGTCTGAAGCGGGTCTAGTTGGTGGTTCTGCTGGTAACTCTGCAGAAGGTGCACGTGATGTATCTGCGATTTCTGCTGAAGCAATCTTCCCGCTAACTGACTGGTTAGATATTGACGCAGCTGTTCGTTACGATGATTACTCTGACTTCGGTAGCGCTGTATCACCTCGTTTGGGTGCTACCTTCTCAATGATTCCTGATTTAACAATCAAGGCGTCATACGGTGAAGGCTTCCGTGCTCCAGATTTGTCTGATCTTTACGGTGTTACTTCGTTCTCTGCTGAAACTGCAACTGACTACTACGGCTGTCAGCTAAACGGTATCTCAGAAGCTGACTGTAACTCACGTCAGTTTGATACTTACATCGGTTCTAACCCAGATCTAGACGCAGAAACGTCGAAGACTTTCTCGTTAGGTGCTAGCTACAACTTCTTTGATGCATGGAACGTTGGTGTTAACTACTTTAACCTAAGCATTTCTGATTCAATTGAGTATGTTTCTGCTCAGGATATGCTTGACGTTGATTACTACTCACAAGGTGGTAACCCAGCAGTTATGCGTTCTGCAAACGGCCGAGTTGACGAAATCAGCGCTGGTTACCAGAACGCAGTAGGCGATCTAACTCGTGAAGCGGTTGACTTCTCGTTGGGTGGCTTGGTTGAAACTGGCTTTGGTATGTTCGAGATTCGTGGTAACTCTTCTTACTACTTAACTTACGAATACGAGCAGGACTTCGGTCAGGGCAACGTTGCAAACGCAGCGGGCGACCTAGGATTCCCAGAGTGGCGTTCAAACGGTTTCATCCAGTGGACTCTTGGTGGCGTATTTGCATCTTGGAACGTTGATTACATCGGCGAATCTGAAGACGCAATCAACGGTACTGAGTATGACGCATGGATGGTACACAACGCTTCTGTTGGTTACTCTTTCAACGACTACGGTACAGTTAAGGTTGGTGCTAACAACATTCTTAATGAAGATCCGTTGCTAGACCAATTCGGCGAGCAAGCTGATGAGTACATGTACGACAACACAGGCCGTGTTATCTTCGTAGAGTACTCAATCGAGCTTTAA
- a CDS encoding TetR/AcrR family transcriptional regulator, producing MATANIEKKQALRRRQIMERAAAAFNQFGYEGVSIANLASTLGMRSSNIYYYFDTKEVLLRDCYCDSLDTYAAQLAEIKQQSASYQEIIRNFFSFHFRTWHEVHTSVKPPLAMIYEQHLLSPEAGLQVKTAFDSVQIQLGEYFQQCQNSGLLREFPHQAAADFLHAIFDWGTVWTNRIHSPEQISKISEINSDVYLNGVATHYESQLLSELRHLDICEQIIQRAASLEGQAPSKDAISCAATRLFNTQGYEASSIDRICTEVGLTKGAFYHHFKDKNALLKYAFRQAFTFDRYLYQEVVQHAKNGLDAIKLLVQLDAMTIHNQHIQLPLFRLINKLAPEDISVAIQEVDDNRKRFMEFVASGVQDGSMRGGSSSVIAHCYFALKQRTLRFPNPIGSYAESTLDEAWDIFFHGTLKRNA from the coding sequence GTGGCGACCGCCAACATCGAGAAGAAGCAAGCGCTGCGGCGTCGCCAAATTATGGAGCGAGCCGCCGCCGCATTTAATCAGTTCGGCTACGAAGGTGTTTCCATCGCAAATCTGGCAAGTACTCTGGGCATGCGAAGCAGTAATATCTATTACTACTTCGATACCAAGGAGGTATTACTAAGAGATTGTTACTGCGACTCACTAGATACTTATGCCGCTCAACTAGCGGAGATAAAACAACAGTCTGCAAGCTATCAAGAGATTATTCGCAATTTCTTCAGTTTCCACTTCAGAACCTGGCATGAGGTTCATACGTCAGTAAAACCTCCTCTCGCCATGATTTACGAACAACATCTTTTGTCCCCTGAGGCGGGGCTCCAAGTTAAAACTGCATTTGATTCCGTTCAAATACAGCTAGGAGAATACTTCCAGCAATGTCAAAACAGCGGCCTTCTGCGAGAATTCCCTCATCAAGCGGCAGCCGATTTTCTGCACGCAATATTCGACTGGGGGACAGTTTGGACTAATCGTATTCACTCTCCAGAGCAAATCTCCAAGATTAGTGAGATTAACTCTGATGTTTACCTTAACGGTGTTGCAACACACTATGAATCTCAGCTACTGAGTGAACTCCGCCATCTCGACATCTGCGAGCAGATAATTCAGCGCGCAGCTTCCCTTGAGGGGCAAGCTCCGTCCAAAGATGCCATTAGTTGCGCGGCAACGCGCTTGTTTAATACTCAGGGCTACGAAGCGTCCTCCATTGATAGGATTTGCACCGAAGTGGGCCTCACTAAAGGGGCGTTTTATCACCATTTCAAAGACAAGAACGCACTACTTAAATACGCTTTTCGGCAGGCGTTTACCTTCGATAGATATCTCTACCAAGAAGTCGTTCAGCATGCTAAAAATGGTCTTGATGCCATCAAGCTACTTGTTCAGCTCGATGCAATGACCATCCATAACCAACACATCCAACTACCACTATTTCGTCTAATTAATAAGTTAGCACCCGAGGATATCAGCGTTGCCATTCAAGAAGTTGATGATAATCGTAAAAGATTTATGGAATTCGTTGCCTCGGGAGTCCAAGATGGATCGATGCGCGGCGGCTCTTCTTCGGTCATTGCTCATTG
- a CDS encoding aldehyde dehydrogenase family protein, with protein MPTNTNNIDAIFLQQKANLPTLKARSAADRIAMLQRLKRAILRFRKNIVKAGAEDFGKPETEVDIAEIMPLLSELANTSKNLKRWMKPKRVRTPATLFGSSGKIIYEPKGASLVIAPWNYPVFLSLGPVISAVAAGCSAIIKPSEFTPALSAVIREIVEDVFDVNEVAVIDGEVETTTQLLALPFDHIFFTGSPNVGKVVMAAAAKNLSSVTLELGGKSPVIVDESANVKDCIDKLVWAKFTNNGQTCIAPDYLLVHRSHEQSFSDSLYQRIATVYGADLAAQQQSPDLARMVNTRHFDRVQALLVEAKSKAKTILGGHCDADDRFISPTLVVEPSADSRIMQEEIFGPLLPILFYDELSEALSIIEQQPKPLALYIFAKDNRVVDEVINRSTAGGTCINTCLLHFIHSNLPVGGVNNSGIGKSHGRYGFLAFSNERGVVKDHLSLSKQLFAPYTPRVKKVIQLTLRFLGR; from the coding sequence ATGCCTACCAACACCAATAACATTGACGCAATCTTCCTGCAACAAAAGGCCAACCTTCCTACGCTAAAAGCGCGCAGTGCTGCGGATCGAATCGCAATGTTGCAACGTTTGAAGCGCGCTATCCTTCGCTTTCGTAAAAACATTGTTAAAGCTGGCGCGGAGGATTTTGGCAAGCCTGAAACGGAAGTCGATATCGCCGAGATTATGCCGCTTCTTAGCGAACTTGCTAATACTTCGAAGAACCTTAAGCGCTGGATGAAACCAAAGCGTGTCCGCACCCCCGCCACACTTTTCGGGTCGAGTGGGAAGATCATCTATGAGCCGAAAGGCGCCAGCTTAGTTATTGCGCCTTGGAACTACCCTGTGTTCCTCAGCCTTGGGCCAGTTATCAGCGCCGTAGCTGCCGGCTGCAGCGCGATAATCAAACCATCCGAATTTACTCCGGCACTCAGCGCAGTGATTAGGGAAATCGTAGAGGACGTCTTCGACGTTAACGAGGTTGCCGTGATTGACGGTGAGGTCGAAACCACCACTCAGCTCTTAGCGCTCCCCTTCGATCACATTTTCTTTACCGGCTCGCCCAATGTTGGGAAAGTTGTGATGGCCGCAGCGGCGAAGAACCTAAGTTCGGTAACACTCGAACTTGGCGGCAAATCTCCGGTGATTGTAGATGAAAGTGCAAACGTGAAGGACTGCATCGACAAGCTAGTCTGGGCTAAATTTACCAACAACGGCCAAACCTGCATCGCACCTGACTATCTTCTGGTTCATCGCAGTCATGAGCAGAGTTTTAGCGATAGCCTTTACCAGCGCATTGCCACGGTTTATGGCGCTGATCTAGCGGCACAGCAACAGTCGCCAGACCTTGCTAGGATGGTTAACACTCGTCATTTCGACCGAGTGCAAGCCCTGCTGGTTGAAGCTAAATCGAAGGCCAAAACAATTTTGGGGGGGCATTGTGATGCCGATGACCGATTCATCTCCCCAACTCTCGTAGTGGAGCCCAGTGCGGACTCAAGGATTATGCAAGAGGAAATTTTTGGACCTTTGTTGCCGATACTTTTTTACGATGAACTCAGTGAAGCGCTGAGTATAATCGAACAGCAACCCAAACCACTCGCGCTCTATATTTTTGCTAAAGACAACCGAGTCGTCGATGAGGTCATCAATCGGAGCACTGCGGGCGGCACCTGTATCAACACTTGCCTCCTTCACTTTATTCACTCTAACCTTCCCGTTGGTGGCGTCAATAATAGTGGCATTGGCAAATCTCACGGCCGCTATGGTTTCCTGGCGTTTAGCAATGAACGAGGTGTAGTGAAAGATCATCTATCTCTCAGTAAACAACTTTTCGCACCCTACACTCCCCGTGTTAAAAAAGTCATCCAACTGACCCTGCGGTTCCTCGGTAGGTAG
- a CDS encoding methyltransferase — translation MNISTQERFQQLDQLLLRHWSAWQPAFGSDAKLWLTEATLTAIAHELGSATQLTSSPLLPIQSEPPAGTKLRKWRQLQHFKGCFNSSAETIVDWCCGMGHLSGHLASDRHAVIGLEIDSSLIARASARSSKMTLFHQCDVLSEAEQYLSSAQSIVALHACGALHTALVEKAVESQVHDLHFSPCCYHKRFNRGLKMLSQPARRSPLVLNERNIQLAVRQSVTAPKREQFAREKLRLYRLGFDEWVKRELGIEHYTHLPSTSPAIATKGFATFCAWGAKQRVPELSGVAVNDESRLLSSAEERLELEVAYEAQCEVFRRALEIRLCLDNVLFLEENGFQAELIEFCPSSITPRNIMIRAFRA, via the coding sequence ATGAACATCAGCACGCAGGAGCGATTTCAGCAACTCGATCAACTCCTACTCCGGCATTGGTCAGCTTGGCAACCCGCCTTCGGCTCCGACGCGAAGCTATGGCTGACAGAAGCCACTTTAACAGCCATTGCACATGAACTTGGGTCGGCAACTCAGCTGACGTCATCGCCACTCCTGCCAATCCAATCCGAGCCACCAGCTGGAACAAAACTGCGCAAATGGCGGCAACTACAGCACTTCAAGGGATGTTTTAATTCATCGGCCGAGACAATTGTTGATTGGTGTTGTGGTATGGGCCACCTATCAGGTCATTTAGCAAGCGACCGTCATGCCGTAATTGGCTTAGAGATCGATTCTTCTCTTATAGCGAGAGCTTCGGCACGCAGCAGCAAAATGACACTATTCCACCAGTGCGATGTCCTCAGCGAAGCCGAGCAATATCTATCCTCCGCACAGTCCATTGTGGCCTTGCACGCATGCGGAGCTCTGCACACTGCGCTAGTTGAGAAGGCCGTCGAGTCGCAGGTCCATGACTTACACTTCTCCCCCTGCTGCTATCACAAACGATTTAATCGAGGTCTTAAGATGCTCTCCCAACCAGCGAGACGATCTCCGCTGGTACTTAACGAGAGAAACATCCAGTTAGCGGTGAGACAATCCGTGACAGCGCCCAAACGGGAACAATTCGCGAGAGAGAAATTACGCCTCTATAGATTGGGCTTTGACGAATGGGTAAAGCGGGAACTAGGAATCGAGCATTACACACACCTACCCAGCACCTCACCAGCAATAGCAACTAAGGGCTTCGCTACCTTTTGCGCATGGGGCGCGAAGCAACGTGTTCCCGAGCTATCAGGAGTAGCGGTGAATGACGAATCGAGGCTGCTTTCCAGCGCTGAGGAGCGGCTTGAGCTTGAAGTGGCCTACGAAGCCCAGTGCGAAGTCTTTCGACGGGCGCTAGAAATCCGACTCTGTTTAGACAACGTACTCTTTCTCGAAGAAAACGGATTTCAAGCCGAACTCATTGAGTTTTGCCCATCATCGATTACACCACGAAACATCATGATTCGAGCATTTCGAGCTTAA